One Castanea sativa cultivar Marrone di Chiusa Pesio chromosome 4, ASM4071231v1 DNA window includes the following coding sequences:
- the LOC142632523 gene encoding serine/threonine-protein phosphatase 7 long form homolog, with translation MSMAAANAGRIDYTEPGPIDRSVLSKQLKHRSEAIWNGQDPGSVTCRSRSSEFSNREPMVDDRVRNIIKAVGLEGLLWVPGREIDHGLITALVERWRPETHTFHMPHGEITITLQDVEVLLGLPVDGDAITGSTQKSWVDVCRDFLGFQPINQDNHKQLTGQRILINRLLEQVANPLPPNAEEDQLHKYVRCYILALLGDTIFMDKSGDRGKRRH, from the exons ATGAG TATGGCTGCTGCAAATGCTGGGCGGATTGACTATACAGAGCCTGGACCCATTGACAGGTCGGTGTTGTCAAAGCAGCTCAAGCATCGGTCCGAAGCCATTTGGAATGGGCag GATCCAGGATCTGTTACCTGCCGTAGCCGTAGTTCAGAGTTCTCCAATCGAGAGCCAATGGTGGACGACCGAGTCAGGAACATCATCAAGGCAGttggtttggagggactccTTTGGGTCCCGGGTAGAGAGATTGACCACGGTTTGATAACTGCCTTAGTGGAGCGATGGCGGCCCGAGACTCACACCTTCCACATGCCACATGGTGAGATCACCATCACATTACAGGATGTGGAGGTTCTTCTCGGGCTTCCTGTTGATGGTGACGCTATAACAGGGAGCACGCAGAAAAGTTGGGTGGATGTGTGCCGGGACTTCCTTGGCTTTCAACCTATAAATCAAGACAACCATAAGCAACTTACTGGTCAGAGGATTCTCATCAACCGGCTTTTGGAGCAAGTTGCCAATCCATTGCCGCCTAATGCTGAAGAGGACCAGCTGCATAAGTATGTacgatgctacatcctagcGCTATTGGGGGACACAATATTCATGGACAAATCCGGCGATAGG GGCAAGCGAAGACACTAG
- the LOC142632524 gene encoding uncharacterized protein LOC142632524 — translation MLPDQVVWQPYEAELEDLPPWCVAGRAVWTATVPLVCFHLVEKHTPDRVVRQFGMIQEIPRNVDTDTVLHGIDLRGKVGVDWTRKHAVHIDEWGNRLQRRCEAVLGDMPPQHEYHDWFKRITRRFIDRPGAIVTLLIEGYVRLLRRHPVGIEDHKDITEVLTAVHAIERVQPPIPEAPNEEAPTPTGPSTSTTPAGCRPRPPVASPRFHLSYKLVGLLAPLVLCLVLHLPALEKALPEELVKSLKEQGLLKKGSIRVDMEELDLEEIDFERLSREFLVLEDQISTMKDIMGKTGREHWMWRDQSSGNERFKGVESIAALHLEQLEKDPEEIARKELQKKYSRMFAEIREKIETSAC, via the exons ATGTTGCCAGACCAG GTGGTGTGGCAGCCATATGAAGCTGAGTTAGAGGACCTTCCGCCATGGTGCGTTGCAGGGAGGGCCGTGTGGACGGCAACGGTGCCGCTTGTATGTTTCCACCTAGTAGAAAAACATACACCGGATCGTGTCGTTCGTCAATTTGGGATGATCCAAGAAATTCCTCGCAATGTTGACACCGACACTGTGCTTCATGGCATTGATTTGAGGGGGAAAGTCGGTGTTGATTGGACGCGAAAGCATGCTGTGCATATCGATGAGTGGGGTAATCGCCTTCAACGACGTTGTGAAGCAGTGCTTGGTGATATGCCTCCACAGCACGAGTACCATGACTGGTTCAAAAGGATAACTCGGAGGTTCATAGATAGGCCTGGTGCTATAGTGACTCTGCTG ATTGAGGGATACGTCCGTTTGTTGAGGCGTCACCCAGTGGGCATAGAGGACCACAAGGACATTACTGAGGTCCTAACGGCAGTGCATGCAATTGAACGTGTACAACCTCCTATTCCTGAGGCCCCGAATGAGGAGGCACCTACTCCAACGGGCCCAAGCACGAGCACAACCCCGGCCGGATGTCGCCCTCGTCCGCCTGTTGCTAGCCCTCGG TTTCATTTGTCTTACAAACTTGTGGGGTTGTTGGCGCCACTTGTACTCTGCTTG GTTCTGCATTTGCCTGCATTGGAGAAAGCCCTGCCAGAGGAACTAGTGAAATCTTTGAAGGAGCAGGGATTGTTGAAGAAGGGATCAATCCGGGTAGATATGGAAGAGCTAGATCTAGAAGAAATAGATTTTGAAAGGCTAAGCAGAGAATTTCTTGTGTTGGAAGATCAGATTAGTACAATGAAAGATATTATGGGGAAGACTGGAAGAGAGCATTGGATGTGGAGGGATCAATCATCTGG CAATGAAAGATTTAAAGGAGTAGAGAGCATTGCAGCGCTACATCTGGAACAGCTAGAGAAAGATCCAGAAGAAATAGCTCGGAAAGAGCTACAGAAGAAATACTCTCGCATGTTTGCAGAAATCCGAGAGAAGATAGAGACAAGTGCCTGCTAG
- the LOC142630641 gene encoding DNA replication licensing factor MCM3 homolog 3-like isoform X2 codes for MLSGVEKNLKNGTHLRGDINMMMVGDPSVAKSQLLRAIMNIAPLAISTTGRGSSGVGLTAAVTSDQETGERRLEAGAMVLADRGVVCIDEFDKMNDQDRVAIHEVMEQQTVTIAKAGIHASPNARCSVVAAANPIYGTYDRSLTPTKNIGLPDSLLSRFDLLFIVLDQMDPDIDRQISEHVLRMHRYRSAVGGEATLDGSSRYGREDESDADSVFVKYNRMLHGKKVERGRKRDTLTIKFLKKFTHYAKHRIQPDLTDEASEQIATAYAELRNTSSNAKTGGTLLITARTLETIIRLSTAHAKLKLSRKVSKSDVDATLKVLYFAIYHKELTEMEEREHEREKELERKRRADHPGGNDRDHRPGKKDRRESGTSDVEGSRHFANI; via the exons ATGCTTAGTGGAGTGGAAAAGAACTTAAAGAATGGAACCCACTTGCGAGG CGACATTAATATGATGATGGTTGGTGATCCTTCTGTTGCCAAGTCTCAACTTCTAAGAGCCATTATGAATATTGCTCCCTTGGCCATATCAACTACAGGTCGGGGTTCTTCTGGTGTTGGTTTGACTGCTGCAGTTACTTCAGATCAAGAAACAG GAGAAAGAAGGCTAGAAGCTGGTGCGATGGTTCTTGCTGATCGAGGTGTTGTCTGTATTGATGAATTTGACAAGATGAATGATCAAGATCGTGTTGCCATACATGAAGTTATGGAGCAGCAGACTGTAACTATTGCCAAAGCTGGTATTCATGCGTCACCCAATGCTCGATGCAGTGTGGTGGCTGCTGCAAATCCCATATATGGAACT TATGATCGTTCATTGACTCCGACGAAGAATATTGGACTCCCAGATTCTCTGCTTTCTCGTTTTGATTTACTATTTATAGTATTGGATCAAATGGATCCTGATATTGATCGTCAAATCTCTGAGCATGTTTTGCGCATGCACCGGTACCGTTCTGCAGTTGGAG GTGAGGCGACACTCGATGGGAGCTCAAGATATGGAAGAGAAGACGAATCTGATGCTGACTCTGTCTTTGTCAAGTATAACCGAATGCTACATGGAAAGAAAGTAGAAAGGGGACGGAAGCGTGATACCCTTACCATCAAGTTTCTTAAGAAATTTACTCATTATGCAAAGCATAGGATTCAGCCTGATCTGACTGATGAG GCATCTGAACAGATTGCAACAGCATATGCAGAGCTTAGAAATACCAGTTCAAATGCAAAG ACTGGGGGAACACTTCTAATCACTGCTAGAACCTTAGAAACCATAATACGTCTCTCTACTGCTCATGCCAAATTGAAGTTGAGCAGAAAG GTTTCAAAGTCTGATGTTGATGCTACCCTGAAGGTTTTATATTTTGCAATATATCATAAGGAATTGACTGAAATGGAGGAGCGTGAGCATGAAAGGGAGAAAGAATTGGAGAGAAAACGTAGAGCTGACCATCCTGGTGGAAATGATAGAGACCATCGTCCTGGAAAAAAAGATAGACGCGAAAGTGGAACTTCAGATGTAGAAGG GTCCAGGCATTTTGCAAACATATAG
- the LOC142630641 gene encoding DNA replication licensing factor MCM3 homolog 3-like isoform X1, which translates to MLSGVEKNLKNGTHLRGDINMMMVGDPSVAKSQLLRAIMNIAPLAISTTGRGSSGVGLTAAVTSDQETGERRLEAGAMVLADRGVVCIDEFDKMNDQDRVAIHEVMEQQTVTIAKAGIHASPNARCSVVAAANPIYGTYDRSLTPTKNIGLPDSLLSRFDLLFIVLDQMDPDIDRQISEHVLRMHRYRSAVGGEATLDGSSRYGREDESDADSVFVKYNRMLHGKKVERGRKRDTLTIKFLKKFTHYAKHRIQPDLTDEASEQIATAYAELRNTSSNAKTGGTLLITARTLETIIRLSTAHAKLKLSRKVSKSDVDATLKVLYFAIYHKELTEMEEREHEREKELERKRRADHPGGNDRDHRPGKKDRRESGTSDVEGNGSLTNLRNQ; encoded by the exons ATGCTTAGTGGAGTGGAAAAGAACTTAAAGAATGGAACCCACTTGCGAGG CGACATTAATATGATGATGGTTGGTGATCCTTCTGTTGCCAAGTCTCAACTTCTAAGAGCCATTATGAATATTGCTCCCTTGGCCATATCAACTACAGGTCGGGGTTCTTCTGGTGTTGGTTTGACTGCTGCAGTTACTTCAGATCAAGAAACAG GAGAAAGAAGGCTAGAAGCTGGTGCGATGGTTCTTGCTGATCGAGGTGTTGTCTGTATTGATGAATTTGACAAGATGAATGATCAAGATCGTGTTGCCATACATGAAGTTATGGAGCAGCAGACTGTAACTATTGCCAAAGCTGGTATTCATGCGTCACCCAATGCTCGATGCAGTGTGGTGGCTGCTGCAAATCCCATATATGGAACT TATGATCGTTCATTGACTCCGACGAAGAATATTGGACTCCCAGATTCTCTGCTTTCTCGTTTTGATTTACTATTTATAGTATTGGATCAAATGGATCCTGATATTGATCGTCAAATCTCTGAGCATGTTTTGCGCATGCACCGGTACCGTTCTGCAGTTGGAG GTGAGGCGACACTCGATGGGAGCTCAAGATATGGAAGAGAAGACGAATCTGATGCTGACTCTGTCTTTGTCAAGTATAACCGAATGCTACATGGAAAGAAAGTAGAAAGGGGACGGAAGCGTGATACCCTTACCATCAAGTTTCTTAAGAAATTTACTCATTATGCAAAGCATAGGATTCAGCCTGATCTGACTGATGAG GCATCTGAACAGATTGCAACAGCATATGCAGAGCTTAGAAATACCAGTTCAAATGCAAAG ACTGGGGGAACACTTCTAATCACTGCTAGAACCTTAGAAACCATAATACGTCTCTCTACTGCTCATGCCAAATTGAAGTTGAGCAGAAAG GTTTCAAAGTCTGATGTTGATGCTACCCTGAAGGTTTTATATTTTGCAATATATCATAAGGAATTGACTGAAATGGAGGAGCGTGAGCATGAAAGGGAGAAAGAATTGGAGAGAAAACGTAGAGCTGACCATCCTGGTGGAAATGATAGAGACCATCGTCCTGGAAAAAAAGATAGACGCGAAAGTGGAACTTCAGATGTAGAAGG CAATGGTAGTTTGACCAATTTACGTAATCAGTAG